The following proteins come from a genomic window of Myxococcales bacterium:
- a CDS encoding teichoic acid biosynthesis protein — protein sequence MKILYGVVGEGMGHAMRSRVMLEHLVAAGHTVEIMVSGRASEFLAKRFDGVNQIHGLHMIYEENRVRLGKTLWSNVLTGATGLPDNIAAYFELIKDFRPEVVISDFESWTYLYAKTHRLPILSIDNMQIINRCTLPESVLAGHKTEFQLTKAFIKSKLPFCDEYFITTFFRPPVRKEHTRLFPPILRPEILAARPTKGDHVLVYQTAEGNESFVEGLRKLDTEFRIYGIRRTIKEEEVEGNLRFRPFSEQGFIDDLASARGVIAGGGFTLMGEAVYLRKPMLAVPLHRQFEQVLNARYLEHEGFGMHTASLDDPTCVTEFLGRLPACEEKLASYTQDGNRLITEAVDGFLDRAQVGLT from the coding sequence ATGAAGATCCTCTACGGGGTTGTGGGCGAGGGCATGGGGCACGCGATGCGCTCGAGGGTCATGCTCGAGCACCTCGTCGCCGCGGGGCACACGGTGGAGATCATGGTCTCTGGGCGCGCGAGCGAGTTTCTCGCGAAGCGCTTCGACGGGGTCAACCAGATCCACGGACTCCACATGATCTACGAGGAGAACCGCGTGCGGCTCGGCAAGACGCTGTGGAGCAACGTGCTCACCGGCGCCACCGGCCTGCCCGACAACATCGCGGCGTACTTCGAGCTCATCAAGGACTTCCGGCCGGAGGTGGTCATCAGCGATTTCGAGTCGTGGACGTACCTCTACGCCAAGACCCACCGCCTTCCCATTCTGAGCATCGACAACATGCAGATCATCAACCGATGCACGCTGCCCGAGTCGGTGCTCGCGGGGCACAAGACGGAGTTTCAGCTCACGAAGGCCTTCATCAAGAGCAAGCTCCCGTTCTGCGACGAGTACTTCATCACGACGTTCTTCCGGCCGCCCGTGCGCAAGGAGCACACGCGGCTCTTTCCGCCCATCCTGCGCCCCGAGATCCTCGCCGCGCGGCCCACGAAGGGCGACCACGTGCTCGTCTACCAGACCGCCGAGGGCAACGAGAGCTTCGTGGAAGGGCTCCGCAAGCTCGACACCGAGTTCCGAATCTACGGCATTCGCCGCACCATCAAGGAAGAGGAGGTCGAGGGGAACCTGCGCTTCCGGCCCTTCTCGGAGCAGGGCTTCATCGACGACCTCGCGAGCGCGCGCGGCGTCATCGCGGGCGGCGGCTTTACGCTCATGGGCGAGGCCGTGTACCTGCGTAAGCCGATGCTGGCGGTCCCGCTCCACCGCCAGTTCGAGCAGGTGTTGAACGCGCGGTACCTCGAGCACGAAGGCTTCGGGATGCACACGGCCTCGCTCGACGACCCGACGTGCGTGACCGAGTTCCTGGGGCGGTTGCCCGCGTGCGAGGAGAAACTTGCATCCTACACACAAGACGGCAATCGCCTGATCACCGAGGCGGTGGACGGCTTCCTCGACCGAGCGCAAGTGGGGCTCACGTGA
- a CDS encoding aldehyde dehydrogenase yields the protein MAEQGPPPPHPPTPLAEVDAALARLAASKDAWLRVTVPERIALLDALLQGVLGVAEAWADGGARLKGLDPASQLAGEEWLAGPMVTVRNLRLLREALVAGGAPRPARVHTLPSGQSVARVFPTTSLDRLTMGGITADVYIEPGKAPSQGRIYREPKPAHGSVALVLGAGNVSSIAPMDALYKLFVEDEVVLLKMNPVNEHVGPRMEKAFEPLVAAGYFAIVYGGAEVGAHAAAHPLVDTLHVTGSDRTYDAIVWGGDAEERARNKAAGTPRNPKPFTAELGCVTPVIVVPGPWSASDLAYQARHVASMVAQNASFNCNAAKVLVMARGWLQREAFLTALHEELGRTPRRRAYYPGAADRHRGFVEAYPRARALGPTEVAEGELPWTVIPDVPARKGEYALTQEAFCGVLAEVSLDLAEDDPNHGFSRDPFPDPSRFLERATRFVNEECWGTLSCCLLVHPTTEESHGPALQKALGELRYGGIGVNCWPGLIYGLVSATWGAYPGHTKENIVSGAGVVHNTHLFDHPQKTVVRGNWRAFPKLPYFADHKNMAGLARALMALEAEATPGRFFAVVREALRG from the coding sequence GTGGCGGAGCAGGGTCCGCCTCCACCCCACCCGCCGACCCCGCTCGCGGAGGTCGACGCCGCGCTCGCCCGCCTCGCGGCGAGCAAGGACGCGTGGCTGCGCGTCACCGTGCCCGAGCGCATCGCGCTCCTCGACGCGCTGCTGCAGGGCGTGCTCGGCGTGGCCGAGGCGTGGGCCGACGGCGGCGCGCGGCTGAAGGGGCTCGATCCCGCCTCGCAGCTCGCGGGTGAGGAGTGGCTCGCCGGCCCTATGGTCACCGTGCGAAACCTCCGCCTGCTCCGCGAGGCGCTCGTCGCCGGCGGCGCCCCTCGCCCTGCGCGCGTCCACACGCTCCCGTCGGGCCAGAGCGTCGCGCGCGTCTTCCCCACGACCTCGCTCGATCGGCTCACGATGGGCGGGATCACCGCCGACGTGTACATCGAGCCCGGGAAGGCGCCGAGCCAGGGGCGAATCTACCGCGAGCCAAAGCCCGCCCACGGCTCCGTCGCGCTCGTGCTCGGCGCGGGGAACGTGTCCTCGATCGCGCCGATGGATGCACTCTACAAGCTCTTCGTCGAAGACGAGGTGGTGCTCCTCAAGATGAACCCGGTGAACGAGCACGTGGGCCCGCGCATGGAGAAGGCCTTCGAGCCGCTGGTCGCCGCCGGCTATTTCGCGATCGTGTACGGCGGCGCCGAGGTAGGCGCGCACGCGGCGGCGCACCCGCTGGTGGACACCCTCCACGTCACCGGCTCCGACCGCACGTACGACGCGATCGTGTGGGGCGGCGACGCGGAGGAGCGCGCACGGAACAAGGCGGCGGGGACCCCTCGCAACCCGAAGCCGTTCACCGCCGAGCTCGGCTGCGTGACGCCCGTGATCGTCGTGCCGGGCCCGTGGTCGGCGAGCGACCTCGCGTACCAAGCGCGCCACGTGGCCTCGATGGTCGCGCAGAACGCGAGCTTCAACTGCAACGCCGCGAAGGTGCTCGTGATGGCCCGAGGCTGGCTCCAGCGCGAGGCGTTCCTCACCGCGCTCCACGAAGAGCTCGGGCGCACCCCGCGCCGGCGCGCGTACTACCCGGGCGCCGCCGACCGCCATCGCGGCTTCGTGGAGGCGTATCCCCGGGCGCGCGCGCTCGGCCCGACGGAGGTCGCCGAGGGCGAGCTGCCGTGGACCGTCATCCCCGACGTGCCCGCTCGCAAAGGCGAATACGCGCTCACGCAAGAGGCCTTCTGCGGGGTGCTCGCCGAGGTGTCGCTCGACCTCGCCGAGGACGACCCGAACCACGGCTTCTCGCGGGATCCCTTCCCCGATCCCTCGCGCTTTCTGGAGCGCGCGACGCGCTTCGTGAACGAGGAGTGCTGGGGCACGCTCTCGTGCTGCCTGCTCGTGCACCCCACCACGGAGGAGAGCCACGGCCCCGCCCTTCAGAAGGCCCTCGGCGAGCTCCGCTACGGCGGCATCGGCGTGAACTGCTGGCCCGGGCTCATCTACGGGCTCGTCTCCGCGACCTGGGGCGCCTACCCCGGCCACACGAAGGAGAACATCGTCTCCGGCGCCGGCGTCGTCCACAACACGCACCTCTTCGATCACCCACAAAAGACCGTGGTGCGAGGCAACTGGCGCGCGTTCCCGAAGCTCCCCTACTTCGCCGACCACAAGAACATGGCCGGCCTGGCGCGGGCGCTCATGGCGCTCGAGGCCGAAGCCACGCCGGGGCGCTTCTTCGCCGTCGTGCGGGAGGCGCTCCGGGGCTGA
- a CDS encoding patatin-like phospholipase family protein — translation MSSGFFSFFAHTGVLGALVATGAAPTRVSGSSAGALVTGAYAAGADPEHLEEELARLRRQDFWDPRPGLGLLAGRLFHERLTALLPARTFEACRIPAAVSVYDVRSRSTRVLRSGDLPLAIRASCTVPFLFHPAWQGRRPLLDGGILDRPGLLGMPAGERLLFHHIVSRSPWRRAGDAGMQVPTRDNMVTLRIHGLPRSGPFRLDEGRRAVVAARRAAVRALALPIGPDGIVDVEA, via the coding sequence ATGTCCTCCGGGTTCTTCTCCTTCTTCGCGCACACGGGCGTGCTCGGCGCGCTCGTCGCGACAGGGGCCGCCCCGACGCGCGTGTCCGGCTCGAGCGCCGGCGCGCTGGTCACGGGAGCGTACGCGGCGGGCGCCGACCCGGAGCACCTGGAGGAGGAGCTCGCGAGGCTGCGCAGGCAGGACTTCTGGGATCCGCGGCCGGGACTCGGCCTCCTCGCCGGCCGGCTCTTCCACGAGCGGCTCACCGCGCTGCTGCCGGCGCGCACCTTCGAGGCCTGCCGTATCCCGGCGGCGGTCTCGGTCTACGACGTGCGCTCGCGCTCCACCCGCGTTCTCCGCTCTGGCGACCTGCCCCTCGCGATACGTGCATCATGCACAGTTCCGTTTCTCTTTCACCCGGCCTGGCAAGGGCGCCGGCCGCTGCTCGACGGCGGCATCCTCGATCGCCCCGGGCTCCTCGGCATGCCCGCGGGAGAGCGGCTCCTCTTCCACCACATCGTGTCCCGCTCGCCGTGGCGTCGCGCCGGCGACGCCGGCATGCAGGTGCCGACGCGCGACAACATGGTCACGCTGCGGATTCATGGCCTGCCGCGCTCCGGGCCGTTTCGCCTGGACGAGGGGCGGCGCGCCGTGGTCGCCGCGCGCCGGGCTGCGGTCCGCGCGCTGGCGCTGCCGATCGGCCCCGACGGCATCGTGGACGTCGAGGCCTGA
- a CDS encoding metallophosphoesterase, with translation MAGRTFAVGDIHGDVEALRGTLALLPPLDAGDTLVFLGDYVDRGPSSKQVVELVRVELPRTTEAKVVALRGNHEDGWLRVKNGGWPEFIIPIGNGCLATLRSYEDALHFDGDVPSVREIKRMQDAGFFPPETIAWFEALPHYYEDEHAIYVHAGLTEREPGRFAHPSELANKTPLLWVRTLKFFTEYRGKQVVCGHTTTQHLPPELSSWTPDDPFDMWVGERVKVIDTGCGKGGFLTILELPSGVVYESRSLPQSSPVAEPGATP, from the coding sequence ATGGCAGGACGCACCTTCGCGGTGGGCGACATTCACGGGGACGTCGAGGCGCTGCGTGGCACGCTCGCCTTGCTCCCCCCGCTCGACGCCGGCGACACGCTAGTCTTCCTGGGCGACTACGTGGATCGGGGGCCGAGCTCGAAGCAGGTCGTCGAGCTCGTGCGCGTCGAGCTCCCGCGCACCACCGAGGCCAAGGTGGTCGCGCTGCGTGGCAACCACGAGGACGGCTGGCTCCGCGTGAAGAACGGCGGCTGGCCCGAGTTCATCATCCCGATCGGCAACGGGTGCCTCGCCACGCTCCGCTCGTACGAAGACGCCCTCCACTTCGACGGCGACGTCCCTTCGGTGCGCGAGATCAAGCGCATGCAGGATGCAGGCTTCTTTCCACCCGAGACCATCGCCTGGTTCGAGGCCCTGCCGCACTACTACGAAGACGAGCACGCGATTTACGTTCACGCCGGCCTCACCGAGCGTGAGCCGGGCCGCTTCGCGCACCCCTCCGAGCTCGCGAACAAGACCCCGCTCCTCTGGGTCCGCACGCTCAAGTTCTTCACCGAGTACCGCGGCAAGCAGGTGGTGTGCGGCCACACGACGACCCAGCACTTGCCCCCCGAGCTCTCGTCGTGGACCCCCGACGACCCCTTCGACATGTGGGTCGGCGAGCGCGTGAAGGTGATCGACACCGGCTGCGGCAAGGGCGGCTTCTTGACCATCTTGGAGCTCCCCTCGGGTGTCGTGTACGAGTCGCGCAGCCTCCCGCAGAGCTCGCCCGTCGCCGAGCCTGGCGCGACACCGTGA
- a CDS encoding glutathione S-transferase family protein, with protein sequence MTTYRLLTIGPSHYCEKARWALERAGVAFTEEAHLPLLHWPHVVAAVGSRTVPALVGPGVRLGESRDILRFADERSPAHARLYPEGQDGREVARLEALFDTRLGPLVRRLAYCFIVPEPALFVRVFEPTASPLERALLRRGHGALRAALGRAFKVSPRAAVRCQEQLLALYAEVSRDLGERPYLVGDRFSAADLTFAALSWPLLFPPELTAGAGSPLGAPSRSELPPGLGGAVDALRETRAGRHALRMYRDHRHG encoded by the coding sequence GTGACGACCTACCGCCTCCTCACGATCGGGCCGAGCCACTACTGCGAGAAGGCGCGCTGGGCCCTCGAGCGGGCCGGCGTGGCGTTCACGGAGGAGGCCCACCTGCCGCTCCTCCATTGGCCACACGTCGTGGCGGCGGTGGGCTCGCGCACGGTGCCGGCGCTGGTCGGGCCCGGGGTGCGCCTCGGTGAGTCGCGCGACATCCTGCGCTTCGCCGACGAGCGCTCGCCCGCCCACGCGCGCCTCTACCCCGAGGGGCAGGACGGGCGCGAGGTGGCGCGGCTCGAGGCCCTGTTCGACACGAGGCTCGGCCCGCTCGTGCGGCGACTCGCCTACTGCTTCATCGTGCCGGAGCCTGCGCTTTTCGTGCGCGTCTTCGAGCCCACGGCGTCACCGCTCGAGCGCGCCCTGCTCCGGCGTGGACACGGCGCCCTGCGGGCCGCCCTCGGGCGAGCGTTCAAGGTCTCTCCGCGCGCGGCGGTGCGATGCCAGGAGCAGCTGCTCGCGCTCTACGCCGAGGTGTCGCGCGACCTCGGCGAGCGCCCTTACCTCGTAGGGGACCGCTTCTCGGCGGCCGACCTCACGTTCGCGGCGCTCTCGTGGCCGCTCCTCTTCCCGCCGGAGCTCACCGCCGGAGCAGGGTCCCCGCTGGGGGCACCGTCGCGGAGTGAGCTGCCCCCGGGCCTCGGGGGTGCGGTCGACGCGCTCCGCGAGACCCGCGCCGGCCGCCACGCGCTGCGCATGTACCGCGACCACCGCCACGGATAG
- a CDS encoding TonB family protein encodes MNPSPSSTRLRAPRLVAAALGLLALSVAARAQAQDEVVPPSVLTSSEPVYPSNQVSSGKDVLVVLAVTVDAEGHVAGATVLESGGVDFDRAAIDAARLFTFNPGRRGERAIPTKIRVPFHFVPRRPAPKPVPSGPAHSTERPAAPVESVQVEGVARAPSRGASDFRLDREVLGAAPHRDAGELLLTAPGVYVARPEGDAVAQRIYLRGFDAVHGQDIELRAAGIPLNQGSHIHGQGYADLSIVIPETVRSLRVMEGVYDPRQGDFAVAGSAEFDLGVERRGLHFSAKMGSFGTQRVLALYAPEEAPQETFGAATFRNTDGFGDGVRGSTSGAGVGQVRLAVGANTVLTLHVAASAARGNIAGVLRRDDVSAGRVGFYDAYAFPTARAQSAGASRGQLGVSLEHRDGDGRRVHGSVWTSLTSFRSRTNFTGFTQRSQIEPSWVGRGDLIEQSNGDHGLGGTFSYRTARARVHDLVTAQLDVGTEVRTHGVEQAQNLLTAPQNATWDQRVDAKVRSTDIGLFADGLLAGKKWIRLRGGVRADLLFFDVDDKLGNFQPSFANKTHIVGFRRTAAGLVAGPRATLEVRPVQAVTATLSYGEGFRSPQARQLEEGEKAPFAKVRSFEGGVAVTSGALTASAIAYQTNLSYDLAFDAEEGRLERIGPTTRRGLVGTLRGKIAPWLTTSASATFVRATLDSPPVPTPEDPAPAYLPNQSLPYVPPLLVRTDTSAEHRLFDLWRQDVIGRLGYATTFLSPRPLPFGASSAAVFLVDMQASLRRGALEIGAETTNLLGARYAETEYAFVSSWRTGTPPSLLPARHLTAGPPRQVLFTLGLTL; translated from the coding sequence GTGAATCCGTCCCCTTCCTCCACTCGCCTCCGCGCGCCTCGCCTCGTCGCCGCAGCCCTCGGGCTGCTCGCGCTCTCGGTGGCCGCGCGTGCCCAGGCTCAGGACGAGGTGGTGCCGCCCTCCGTGCTCACCTCGTCCGAGCCGGTGTACCCGTCGAACCAGGTGAGCTCGGGCAAAGACGTCCTCGTGGTGCTGGCCGTCACGGTGGACGCCGAGGGCCACGTCGCCGGCGCGACCGTGCTCGAGTCCGGGGGCGTCGACTTCGACCGCGCGGCGATCGACGCGGCGCGCCTCTTCACGTTCAACCCGGGCCGGCGCGGCGAGCGCGCGATCCCCACCAAGATCCGCGTCCCGTTTCACTTCGTGCCCCGCCGCCCCGCACCGAAGCCCGTCCCCTCCGGTCCGGCCCACTCCACCGAGCGCCCCGCTGCTCCCGTCGAGTCGGTCCAGGTCGAAGGCGTGGCGCGCGCCCCCTCGCGCGGCGCCTCAGACTTTCGCCTCGATCGTGAGGTGCTCGGGGCGGCCCCGCACCGAGACGCGGGCGAGCTGCTCCTCACGGCGCCCGGGGTCTACGTCGCGCGGCCCGAGGGCGACGCCGTGGCGCAGCGCATCTACCTGCGCGGGTTCGACGCCGTGCACGGGCAGGACATCGAGCTGCGCGCGGCGGGCATCCCCCTGAACCAGGGCTCGCACATCCACGGCCAGGGCTACGCCGATCTCTCCATCGTGATCCCGGAGACCGTGCGCAGCCTCCGCGTGATGGAGGGCGTGTACGACCCGCGCCAGGGCGATTTCGCCGTCGCCGGGAGCGCCGAGTTCGACCTCGGGGTCGAGCGGCGGGGGCTCCACTTCAGCGCCAAAATGGGCTCGTTTGGTACGCAGCGCGTGCTCGCGCTCTACGCCCCGGAGGAGGCGCCGCAAGAGACCTTCGGCGCCGCCACGTTCCGCAACACCGACGGCTTCGGCGACGGCGTGCGAGGCTCCACGTCGGGCGCGGGCGTCGGCCAAGTGCGGCTCGCGGTGGGGGCGAACACGGTCCTCACGCTCCACGTGGCCGCGAGCGCGGCGCGCGGCAACATCGCCGGCGTCCTGCGGCGCGACGACGTGTCGGCGGGGCGCGTGGGCTTCTACGACGCGTACGCCTTCCCCACGGCTCGCGCGCAGTCGGCCGGCGCGTCCCGCGGGCAGCTCGGCGTGTCGCTCGAGCACCGGGACGGCGACGGCCGACGGGTCCACGGCAGCGTCTGGACCTCGCTCACGTCGTTCCGGAGCCGCACGAACTTCACTGGCTTCACGCAGCGCTCGCAGATCGAGCCCTCGTGGGTCGGCCGCGGCGACCTCATCGAGCAGTCGAACGGCGACCACGGGCTCGGTGGCACGTTCTCGTACCGCACCGCGCGCGCGCGCGTGCACGACCTCGTGACCGCTCAGCTCGACGTCGGCACCGAGGTCCGAACCCACGGCGTCGAGCAGGCGCAGAACCTGCTCACGGCCCCGCAGAACGCGACGTGGGACCAGCGGGTGGACGCGAAGGTGCGCTCGACCGACATTGGCCTGTTCGCCGACGGCCTCCTCGCGGGGAAGAAGTGGATCCGCCTCCGCGGCGGCGTCCGCGCGGATCTGCTGTTTTTCGACGTGGACGACAAGCTCGGCAACTTCCAGCCCTCGTTCGCCAACAAGACCCACATCGTCGGATTTCGGCGGACGGCGGCGGGGCTCGTGGCGGGGCCGCGAGCCACGCTCGAGGTGCGGCCGGTGCAGGCGGTCACAGCCACGCTCTCGTACGGAGAGGGGTTCCGATCGCCGCAGGCGCGCCAGCTCGAGGAGGGTGAGAAGGCGCCCTTCGCCAAGGTCCGGAGCTTCGAGGGCGGCGTCGCGGTGACCAGCGGCGCGCTCACAGCGTCGGCGATCGCCTACCAGACCAACCTCTCGTACGACCTCGCGTTCGACGCGGAGGAGGGACGCCTCGAGCGCATCGGCCCCACGACGCGCCGAGGGCTGGTGGGCACGCTCCGCGGCAAGATCGCGCCTTGGCTCACCACGTCGGCGAGCGCCACCTTCGTGCGCGCCACGCTCGACTCGCCGCCGGTCCCCACGCCGGAGGATCCCGCCCCCGCGTATTTGCCAAACCAGTCGCTGCCTTACGTTCCGCCGCTGCTCGTGCGCACCGACACGTCGGCAGAGCACCGCCTCTTCGACCTGTGGCGGCAGGACGTGATTGGGCGGCTCGGCTACGCCACGACCTTCCTCTCGCCTCGGCCGCTCCCGTTCGGCGCGAGCTCGGCGGCGGTGTTCCTGGTCGACATGCAAGCGAGCCTGCGCCGGGGTGCCCTGGAGATCGGCGCCGAGACCACCAACCTGCTCGGGGCCCGCTACGCGGAGACCGAGTACGCGTTCGTCTCGAGCTGGCGCACGGGGACGCCCCCTTCCCTCCTGCCGGCGCGGCACCTCACCGCCGGTCCGCCGCGGCAGGTGCTCTTCACTCTGGGCCTCACGCTATGA
- a CDS encoding helix-turn-helix transcriptional regulator has translation MATTRTPKKRSPSSPAEPHARARAPASPPGDLCGPEEHARRAGSGRATDEQLERAAALFRAAGEVARLRLLERLADGEWCVTELAEAAGVGLSTVSQQLRILRAERVVTRRRAGKHIFYGLADSHIVSLLRSAIEHAAEPSAHDHDHDE, from the coding sequence ATGGCGACGACCCGCACACCCAAGAAGCGCTCTCCGAGCTCGCCCGCCGAGCCGCACGCGCGCGCGCGCGCTCCAGCGTCGCCTCCTGGCGACCTGTGCGGGCCCGAGGAGCACGCGCGACGCGCGGGCAGCGGGCGCGCCACCGACGAGCAGCTCGAGCGCGCCGCGGCGCTCTTCCGCGCGGCGGGCGAAGTGGCGCGGCTGCGATTGCTGGAGAGACTCGCCGACGGCGAGTGGTGCGTGACGGAGCTGGCAGAGGCCGCGGGCGTTGGGCTCTCGACCGTGTCCCAGCAGCTCCGAATCCTGCGGGCCGAACGCGTGGTCACGCGGCGGCGCGCTGGCAAGCACATCTTTTACGGGTTGGCCGACAGCCACATCGTCTCGCTCTTGCGCAGCGCGATCGAGCACGCCGCCGAGCCCTCGGCGCACGACCACGACCACGACGAGTGA
- a CDS encoding alkaline phosphatase family protein, with product MKKKAALSALVITAFGFFLPAWSSLDGAEAPRAPHEATATAAEPVDHAPLGKKNLPGRVVLVVLDGVRWQDVFLGVDPDLARATMLPTKEVVPVEELVPNLHRLATADGAAFGGPGVGEAMFASGPNYVSQPGYIEIFSERRPTECSSNVCPATAEPTLVDAIANATNGSVAVVSSWEVIGKTATASPDDLVMSAGQARGENQSQLRVNAQAKRALEMGRIAAAWPGHGEYRPDRYTAEVALAYLEARRPRFLFLGLGDTDEYAHMGDYRGYLRALHAADATIGQLLEALDRMGDEGRHTTVLITTDHGRERGFMSHGGFAPESSRVWMIAGGNVRPQGLVALPAPAHLYDVGPTVRAVMGLPASEGEGRPLFGHDAPEPASASLSPAASPDHHPPE from the coding sequence GTGAAGAAGAAGGCCGCGCTCTCCGCCCTGGTGATCACCGCGTTCGGGTTCTTCCTGCCCGCGTGGAGCTCCTTGGACGGCGCAGAAGCCCCGCGGGCGCCGCACGAGGCGACCGCGACCGCGGCGGAGCCGGTGGACCACGCGCCGCTCGGGAAGAAGAACCTCCCCGGCCGCGTGGTGCTGGTCGTCCTCGACGGCGTCCGCTGGCAAGACGTGTTCCTTGGGGTCGATCCCGATCTCGCCCGCGCGACGATGCTCCCCACGAAGGAGGTCGTGCCCGTCGAGGAGCTGGTGCCGAACCTGCACCGGTTGGCCACCGCCGACGGGGCGGCGTTCGGAGGCCCCGGGGTCGGCGAGGCGATGTTCGCCTCGGGGCCGAACTACGTGTCGCAGCCTGGGTACATCGAGATTTTCTCCGAGCGCCGCCCGACCGAGTGCAGCTCGAACGTGTGCCCGGCCACCGCCGAGCCCACGTTAGTGGACGCCATCGCGAACGCCACGAACGGCAGCGTCGCCGTGGTCTCTTCGTGGGAGGTCATCGGCAAGACGGCGACCGCGTCGCCCGACGACCTCGTGATGTCCGCCGGCCAAGCGCGCGGCGAGAACCAGTCGCAGCTCCGTGTGAACGCGCAGGCCAAGCGCGCGCTCGAGATGGGGCGCATCGCCGCCGCGTGGCCGGGCCACGGCGAGTACCGGCCCGATCGCTACACCGCCGAGGTCGCCCTGGCGTACCTCGAGGCGCGTCGACCGCGGTTTCTCTTCCTCGGCCTCGGCGACACCGACGAATACGCCCACATGGGCGACTACCGCGGCTACCTGCGCGCACTCCACGCGGCCGACGCGACCATCGGTCAGCTGCTGGAGGCCCTCGACCGCATGGGCGACGAGGGGCGACACACCACCGTGCTGATCACCACCGACCACGGCCGTGAGCGCGGCTTCATGAGCCACGGCGGGTTCGCGCCCGAGTCGTCGCGCGTCTGGATGATCGCGGGGGGGAACGTTCGGCCGCAGGGCCTCGTCGCGCTCCCGGCGCCCGCCCACCTGTACGACGTGGGCCCGACCGTCCGCGCGGTCATGGGGCTCCCCGCTTCGGAGGGCGAGGGTCGCCCGCTGTTTGGACACGACGCGCCCGAGCCCGCGAGCGCGTCGCTCTCCCCCGCCGCGAGCCCAGATCACCACCCGCCAGAGTGA
- a CDS encoding sulfurtransferase encodes MVHSPRFLKLVTEARAGVRECTVADVVARLARGEAPRIVDVREESEFAAGHVPGAEHVGKGILERDAEAKFPDPSAELVLYCGGGFRSVLAAEALGKMGYTNIISMDGGFRGWREAGQPTEK; translated from the coding sequence ATGGTGCACAGCCCACGCTTCTTGAAGCTCGTCACGGAGGCCCGCGCCGGAGTGCGGGAGTGCACGGTCGCGGACGTCGTCGCGCGGCTCGCGCGCGGGGAGGCGCCGCGCATCGTGGACGTCCGCGAGGAGAGCGAGTTCGCCGCCGGCCACGTGCCGGGCGCCGAGCACGTCGGCAAGGGGATCCTCGAGCGCGACGCCGAGGCGAAATTCCCCGATCCGTCCGCCGAGCTGGTCCTCTATTGCGGCGGCGGCTTCCGGTCCGTGCTCGCCGCGGAGGCCTTGGGCAAGATGGGGTACACGAACATCATCTCGATGGACGGCGGCTTTCGCGGCTGGCGCGAAGCGGGCCAGCCGACCGAGAAGTAG